One stretch of bacterium DNA includes these proteins:
- a CDS encoding aldose epimerase family protein translates to MKNTIVAVVVAGMVVGSAFGAGSVTSAPFGKMPDGTEISVYTLMNSHGVEARIINYGGIVVSLKVPDKKGNPGDVVLGYDKLDDYIKASPYFGCLVGRYGNRIAKGKFTLNGAEYNLATNNIGNHLHGGIKGFDKVVWAAKPVESIAGPALELTYTSRDGEEGYPGTLSVTALYTVTEKNELKLEFTAMTDKPTVCNLTHHSYFNLAGKGDILGHAVMIKSSRFTPVDETFIPTGELRPVEGTPFDFRKATAIGARITVKDEQLKFGLGYDHNWVIDKPVGKLALMAEVREASSGRIMQVLSTEPGLQFYSGNFLDGSNVGKGGVAYQYRTGFCMEPQHYPDSPNKPDFPSVVLNPGQVYHNTIIYRFTAGKL, encoded by the coding sequence ATGAAAAACACAATAGTGGCGGTTGTGGTGGCGGGGATGGTGGTGGGATCAGCGTTCGGGGCAGGGAGCGTGACCTCGGCGCCGTTCGGCAAGATGCCGGACGGCACGGAAATCTCGGTCTATACCCTTATGAACAGCCATGGCGTCGAGGCGCGGATCATCAACTATGGGGGAATTGTGGTGTCGCTGAAGGTGCCCGACAAGAAGGGAAACCCCGGGGATGTGGTGCTGGGGTACGACAAGCTTGATGATTATATCAAGGCGAGCCCGTATTTCGGCTGCCTCGTGGGGCGTTACGGCAATCGTATCGCCAAGGGGAAATTCACGCTGAACGGTGCGGAGTATAATCTGGCGACGAACAACATCGGCAACCACCTGCATGGCGGAATCAAGGGGTTCGACAAGGTGGTATGGGCGGCAAAGCCCGTCGAGAGCATAGCGGGACCTGCGTTGGAGTTGACGTATACCAGCCGTGATGGCGAGGAGGGGTATCCCGGGACGTTGTCCGTAACGGCACTCTACACGGTGACAGAGAAGAATGAGTTGAAGCTGGAATTCACCGCCATGACCGACAAGCCGACGGTATGCAACCTGACCCATCACTCATACTTCAATTTAGCAGGGAAAGGCGACATCTTGGGACATGCGGTCATGATCAAGTCATCACGCTTCACGCCGGTGGATGAAACCTTCATCCCGACAGGTGAGCTTAGGCCGGTTGAGGGCACCCCGTTTGATTTTCGCAAGGCGACGGCGATCGGAGCTCGGATCACTGTAAAGGATGAGCAGTTGAAGTTCGGGCTCGGTTATGACCACAACTGGGTTATCGACAAACCTGTGGGCAAATTGGCGCTGATGGCGGAGGTGCGCGAGGCCTCTTCCGGACGAATCATGCAGGTGTTGTCCACGGAGCCGGGCCTGCAGTTCTATTCCGGCAATTTCCTAGATGGATCCAATGTCGGCAAGGGCGGGGTGGCTTATCAATACCGGACGGGTTTCTGCATGGAACCCCAGCACTACCCTGATTCACCTAACAAGCCGGACTTTCCGTCGGTAGTGCTAAATCCGGGCCAAGTCTACCACAACACAATTATCTACAGGTTTACAGCAGGAAAACTCTAG
- a CDS encoding AAA family ATPase, which yields MYTRLLKRPIELGKSFFLFGPRGTGKTTWLREHFKEVNSVYIDLLDSRLYAELLARPDRLETLVGTNPTGWVILDEVQRAPALLNEVHRLIESRGLRFALTGSSARSLRRKGVNLLAGRALTFHMHPLVAEEMGADFNLDRALRFGMLPSIAHHTDPHEYLKSYVQTYLREEVQQEGLTRNLGNFARFLETASFSQGSPINIAEIARESALDRKVVESYFGILEDLMVGLRLPVFTKRAHRRLVAHPKFYLFDAGVYRAIRPMGPLDSPEEAEGASLETLCLQILRAVNDALGLEYELFYWRTSDGTEVDFVLYGPRGLLAFEIKRSNRYSRSDLKGLRALKADYPIAQCYLLYGGEFPRVEDGIQILPIQQGLSQLTTILQIIQPFQSSGH from the coding sequence ATGTACACCAGATTACTGAAACGTCCGATTGAATTAGGCAAAAGTTTTTTCCTGTTTGGCCCGCGTGGGACTGGCAAGACGACCTGGTTGCGCGAGCATTTCAAGGAGGTTAACAGCGTCTATATCGACCTTCTCGACAGTCGCCTTTACGCTGAATTGCTAGCACGCCCCGATCGACTCGAAACACTGGTGGGAACCAATCCGACCGGCTGGGTAATCTTAGATGAAGTTCAGCGCGCCCCCGCTTTACTCAACGAGGTACACCGCCTAATCGAGAGTCGCGGACTCCGATTCGCATTAACGGGATCCAGCGCCAGAAGTCTACGCCGTAAAGGGGTGAATCTATTGGCGGGTCGCGCCCTGACCTTCCATATGCATCCTCTCGTCGCGGAAGAAATGGGCGCTGATTTCAACTTGGACCGCGCCCTGCGCTTCGGCATGCTCCCCTCCATCGCACATCACACCGATCCTCATGAATACCTCAAGTCCTATGTACAAACCTACCTGCGTGAAGAAGTTCAACAAGAGGGGCTGACGCGCAATCTTGGCAATTTCGCCCGCTTTTTAGAAACAGCCAGTTTCTCGCAGGGATCACCGATCAACATCGCGGAGATTGCGCGCGAGTCAGCGCTTGACCGCAAGGTGGTTGAGAGCTACTTCGGAATTCTTGAAGATCTGATGGTCGGCTTGCGCCTACCAGTATTCACGAAACGGGCGCATCGCCGCCTGGTCGCACATCCAAAATTCTACCTCTTTGATGCCGGAGTCTATCGAGCCATACGTCCCATGGGGCCATTGGACAGCCCGGAAGAAGCCGAAGGCGCCAGTCTTGAAACCCTCTGCCTCCAGATACTTCGCGCCGTCAACGATGCGCTGGGACTGGAGTATGAACTATTCTACTGGCGCACCAGCGACGGCACCGAAGTTGACTTCGTGCTGTACGGTCCCCGAGGGCTTTTGGCTTTCGAAATCAAACGCTCCAATCGCTATTCCCGCAGTGACCTAAAGGGATTACGCGCCTTGAAGGCCGACTATCCCATCGCGCAATGCTACCTGCTTTACGGCGGCGAGTTCCCCCGGGTGGAGGATGGCATTCAAATCCTACCCATCCAACAGGGCCTTTCCCAACTTACAACGATACTGCAAATCATCCAGCCTTTTCAATCAAGCGGCCATTGA
- a CDS encoding antitoxin, giving the protein MKLTQEEKGLLDSVEKGEWKRIPNFTREAVRYRDAARATLRKDKRVNIRMAERDLIRFQKTAVHEGLPYQTFISSILHKYINGRLIEKAG; this is encoded by the coding sequence ATGAAGCTGACACAAGAAGAAAAGGGACTGCTTGATTCCGTCGAGAAAGGGGAATGGAAGCGCATCCCAAACTTTACACGCGAAGCGGTTCGTTACCGCGATGCGGCACGAGCCACGCTCCGGAAGGATAAGCGCGTCAATATTCGGATGGCCGAGCGCGACCTGATCCGTTTTCAGAAGACGGCCGTCCATGAGGGGCTGCCTTACCAAACATTCATTTCCAGCATCCTGCACAAATACATCAATGGCCGCTTGATTGAAAAGGCTGGATGA
- a CDS encoding toxin gives MKPYDWNDEKNDWLRQERDVTFEDIVFHLSQGVLLDTIEHPNRQQYLGQKIFIVNVEGYAYLVPFVEDDEMIFLKTIIPSRKMTKQYLGGE, from the coding sequence ATGAAGCCGTACGACTGGAATGATGAAAAGAACGACTGGTTGCGGCAGGAACGTGACGTCACTTTTGAGGATATTGTTTTCCATCTGTCGCAGGGAGTCTTGCTCGACACAATCGAGCATCCCAATCGGCAGCAATACCTTGGGCAGAAGATTTTCATTGTGAACGTGGAGGGGTACGCCTACCTCGTACCATTCGTTGAAGATGACGAGATGATCTTCCTAAAGACCATCATTCCCAGTCGTAAAATGACAAAACAATACTTGGGAGGGGAATAA
- a CDS encoding cytidylate kinase-like family protein, whose protein sequence is MKHLQMIQKFLSEKRDFDDFPEYGFPFVTVSRQSGAGGHLLSYVILTEFLKHRANPLFEGWHVFDRELCELVARDPLLQKDMEVLLGEKYRSQFNDFVESLYSGRSEQHTLHTTTFRVVRMLALIGKVIIVGRGGSLITADLPQGIHIRLVAPEAHRVVWMMKRFKINKEEAREAVHNQDRDRKKLIKLFFNRDIDDPLLYDMVWNTGKVELDVVTRATIDLIKRRTEPKTEKPLFG, encoded by the coding sequence ATGAAACACTTGCAGATGATCCAGAAATTCCTGAGCGAAAAACGCGATTTTGATGATTTCCCTGAGTACGGATTTCCCTTTGTTACGGTGTCCCGCCAATCCGGAGCCGGCGGACATTTGTTATCCTACGTGATTCTCACCGAATTCCTGAAACACCGCGCCAACCCGCTTTTTGAGGGGTGGCATGTGTTTGACCGGGAACTCTGCGAACTGGTCGCCCGGGATCCCCTCCTGCAAAAAGACATGGAAGTCCTGCTGGGCGAAAAATATCGATCCCAATTCAATGATTTTGTCGAGAGCCTTTACTCCGGGCGGTCCGAGCAACACACGCTCCACACGACCACCTTCCGGGTGGTGCGCATGCTGGCGCTGATTGGCAAAGTGATTATCGTCGGGCGTGGTGGCTCACTCATCACGGCGGATCTGCCCCAGGGGATTCACATCCGGTTGGTTGCGCCGGAGGCCCATCGCGTGGTCTGGATGATGAAGCGCTTCAAGATCAACAAAGAAGAGGCCCGCGAAGCCGTCCACAATCAGGACCGGGATCGCAAGAAGCTGATCAAACTGTTTTTTAACCGCGACATCGATGATCCCCTACTTTACGACATGGTGTGGAACACCGGGAAAGTCGAACTCGACGTGGTCACCCGGGCCACCATCGACCTGATAAAAAGGCGGACCGAGCCCAAGACCGAGAAGCCTCTTTTCGGGTGA